One segment of Treponema pectinovorum DNA contains the following:
- a CDS encoding FAD binding domain-containing protein encodes MCKDSQIYYANSLNDIFYQMNSIPGIRLVSGCTQKKHIPPVSLCVRNIEELNFSRKYERFFEFGPEITLSSILKIDPAKLPHVFYEAVKSIANTNIRNIATLAGNICADDFYHTLVAPLVALDAKLEIQSRDKTEYIQMAKFNGIPKDFVLTKVIVPTDDWEVAFFKKLGPLHTIDRNSASFVFLANTVKGQLSNLKIAFAGSFCLRSFDLENSLVGSYLPLTRTSIEDFLKLAEETYDSESAKTKVPPILKDQFLNLLKYSIEQLT; translated from the coding sequence ATGTGTAAAGACTCTCAAATCTATTATGCAAATAGTCTAAACGACATTTTCTATCAGATGAACTCTATTCCGGGAATACGACTTGTAAGCGGTTGCACACAAAAAAAACATATTCCACCTGTAAGTCTCTGCGTTAGAAACATAGAAGAACTAAATTTTTCAAGAAAATATGAACGTTTTTTTGAATTTGGACCTGAGATAACTCTTTCTTCAATCTTAAAGATTGATCCTGCAAAACTTCCTCATGTTTTTTATGAAGCGGTAAAATCGATTGCAAATACGAACATCAGAAATATTGCAACTCTAGCAGGTAATATCTGTGCAGATGATTTTTATCATACGCTGGTTGCACCATTGGTTGCGCTTGACGCAAAACTTGAAATTCAAAGTCGAGACAAAACTGAATACATACAGATGGCAAAATTTAATGGAATTCCAAAAGATTTTGTTTTAACAAAAGTTATTGTACCAACAGACGATTGGGAAGTCGCTTTTTTTAAGAAATTGGGACCTCTCCACACTATAGACAGGAATTCCGCTTCGTTTGTTTTTCTTGCAAACACGGTAAAAGGTCAACTCTCAAATCTTAAAATTGCGTTTGCAGGATCTTTTTGCCTTAGAAGTTTTGACCTTGAAAACAGCCTTGTAGGTTCATATCTGCCTTTGACGAGGACAAGCATAGAAGACTTTCTAAAACTGGCAGAAGAAACTTACGACAGCGAATCGGCAAAAACTAAAGTTCCGCCGATTTTAAAAGACCAGTTTTTAAATCTCTTAAAATATTCTATCGAGCAGCTCACTTAA
- the queA gene encoding tRNA preQ1(34) S-adenosylmethionine ribosyltransferase-isomerase QueA: MKLTDFNFDLPQELIAQKPSGIRGDDKLMLLGRNDGKVSHFKMKDLPSLIEEGTLMVFNNSKVRRSRCYGRREVEKQGQGGREQEFMFLNQMSADLKLWQTMVKGAKKVKRGNRYVFNDGSVGTIIDSQGELSGEFRLIKFDFPLDDSWFAVNGHIPLPPYIKREDDDTDSERYQTIYAKETGSSACPTAGLHFTQAMFEKLDAKKIERVFLTLHVGLGTFLPVRSENIEDHKMHEEVYSIGFDVAEKINAAKGEGRPILAVGTTSVRTLESASDENGFVKGGSSSTHIFMYPGYKFRCVDQMFTNFHTPESTLLMLVSAFAGRENILSAYKQAIENRYRFFSYGDAMLIK; encoded by the coding sequence ATGAAATTGACAGATTTTAATTTTGATTTACCGCAGGAGCTCATCGCTCAAAAACCATCTGGAATTCGCGGCGATGATAAACTCATGCTTTTGGGCAGAAACGATGGGAAAGTCAGCCATTTTAAAATGAAAGACCTTCCAAGTCTCATAGAAGAAGGCACTTTGATGGTTTTTAACAATTCAAAAGTTAGGCGAAGCCGCTGCTATGGAAGGCGAGAAGTTGAAAAACAGGGGCAGGGCGGACGAGAACAGGAATTTATGTTTTTGAATCAGATGAGTGCAGATTTAAAACTGTGGCAAACGATGGTAAAAGGTGCAAAAAAAGTTAAGAGAGGAAATCGCTATGTTTTTAACGATGGCTCTGTTGGAACAATAATCGATTCTCAGGGCGAACTTTCTGGAGAGTTTCGACTTATCAAATTTGATTTTCCTTTGGACGATTCTTGGTTTGCTGTAAACGGTCATATTCCGCTTCCTCCTTATATTAAACGAGAAGATGACGACACAGACTCTGAGCGTTACCAAACGATATATGCAAAAGAAACTGGAAGTTCTGCCTGTCCAACTGCTGGGCTTCATTTTACGCAAGCGATGTTTGAAAAATTGGACGCAAAAAAAATCGAGAGGGTTTTTCTTACTCTTCATGTTGGGCTTGGAACTTTTCTTCCAGTCCGCTCAGAAAATATCGAAGACCATAAGATGCATGAAGAAGTTTATTCTATTGGTTTTGATGTTGCAGAAAAAATAAATGCTGCAAAAGGAGAAGGCAGGCCAATTCTCGCTGTTGGCACAACTTCTGTCCGCACTCTCGAATCTGCAAGCGATGAAAACGGTTTTGTAAAAGGCGGCTCTTCTTCGACCCACATATTCATGTACCCTGGCTATAAATTTAGGTGCGTTGACCAGATGTTTACAAATTTTCACACTCCAGAAAGCACTTTGCTTATGTTGGTAAGCGCTTTTGCAGGACGAGAAAATATACTTTCGGCATACAAGCAGGCTATCGAAAATCGATACAGATTTTTTTCTTATGGAGACGCAATGCTTATTAAGTGA
- the ruvB gene encoding Holliday junction branch migration DNA helicase RuvB: MENSTQMHSDFSAIVRSDLTDFDEQENSLRPQLLCDFLGQEGVKKNLSTFIKAAKIRQEPLDHLLLIGPPGLGKTTLAQITAHELGVDFKVTSAPALDKPKDLAGILSTITERTVFFIDEIHRLKPAIEEMLYIAMEDFELDWIIGQGAAARTVRIPLPPFTLIGATTKAGAVSSPLRSRFGFIPRFEFYTQKELASIIHRSSKILEIGIEDEAALYLAKCCRGTPRVANRVLRRMRDFAQVEGFKVISVKTVQKGLQRLEIDEMGLEKYDREILLSIIKNFGGGPVGAETLAISIGEAQDTLEDYYEPYLIQCGLLQRTPRGRIVTAKAYEHLGLEYKDNSNGQNSLF, translated from the coding sequence ATGGAAAATTCTACACAAATGCATTCTGATTTTTCGGCAATCGTCCGCTCCGATTTAACGGATTTTGATGAACAGGAAAACTCGTTACGCCCTCAACTTCTTTGTGATTTTTTAGGACAGGAAGGAGTTAAAAAGAATCTTTCGACTTTCATAAAAGCCGCAAAAATAAGGCAAGAGCCGCTCGACCACCTTTTGCTCATAGGCCCGCCAGGTCTTGGAAAAACTACTTTGGCACAAATTACAGCACACGAACTTGGCGTTGATTTTAAAGTTACAAGTGCACCTGCTCTTGATAAACCAAAGGATTTAGCAGGAATTTTATCTACAATCACGGAGAGAACGGTATTTTTTATAGATGAAATTCATCGGTTAAAACCTGCAATCGAAGAAATGCTTTACATTGCGATGGAAGACTTTGAATTAGACTGGATTATAGGGCAAGGAGCAGCCGCAAGAACAGTTCGTATTCCTCTTCCGCCTTTTACTTTGATTGGAGCAACGACAAAAGCGGGTGCTGTTTCAAGTCCACTTCGCAGTCGTTTTGGTTTTATTCCACGCTTTGAGTTTTACACTCAAAAAGAACTGGCTTCAATAATACACAGGAGTTCAAAAATATTAGAGATTGGAATTGAAGATGAAGCGGCATTGTACCTTGCAAAATGCTGCCGTGGCACTCCTCGTGTTGCAAACCGAGTATTGAGACGAATGAGAGATTTTGCACAGGTTGAAGGTTTTAAAGTGATTTCCGTAAAGACCGTTCAAAAAGGATTACAAAGGCTTGAAATTGATGAGATGGGGCTTGAAAAATACGACAGGGAAATTCTCCTTTCCATAATAAAAAACTTTGGTGGAGGTCCTGTGGGCGCGGAAACTCTTGCAATAAGCATTGGCGAAGCACAGGATACGCTTGAAGATTATTACGAGCCGTATCTTATTCAGTGTGGGCTTTTGCAGAGAACGCCACGCGGAAGAATCGTTACGGCAAAAGCTTATGAGCATTTGGGACTTGAGTACAAGGATAATTCTAACGGACAGAATAGTTTGTTTTGA
- the ruvA gene encoding Holliday junction branch migration protein RuvA: protein MFNSITGLITGKFPKQLFLSQNGIEWDFCVPDSNLELFPNVGAEAKVYTWLQHTDNLMTLYGFSSKEERAIFLDLLKVDGVGPKGAVKIMSSVSSSTLMQILESGDVASLEKIQGVGKKTAAKMMLALKGKLTLLEDSKIVRLENSNPFADVVSSLVSMGYEKKNVEQKVLELASKNQEFLKDKSQKEQEDFIFRKAIVEFA from the coding sequence ATGTTCAATTCTATAACAGGTTTAATAACTGGAAAATTTCCTAAGCAGCTTTTTTTATCGCAAAACGGCATTGAATGGGATTTTTGCGTTCCAGATTCTAACCTCGAACTTTTTCCAAATGTTGGAGCGGAAGCAAAAGTTTATACTTGGTTACAGCACACAGATAATTTAATGACTTTGTACGGATTTTCTTCAAAAGAAGAAAGAGCGATTTTTCTCGATTTATTAAAGGTTGACGGAGTTGGGCCTAAAGGTGCTGTAAAAATAATGAGCAGTGTGAGTTCTTCCACTTTGATGCAGATTCTTGAAAGCGGCGATGTTGCAAGCCTCGAAAAAATTCAAGGAGTTGGGAAAAAGACCGCGGCAAAGATGATGCTCGCTTTAAAAGGCAAATTAACCTTGTTAGAAGATAGCAAAATCGTAAGGCTTGAAAATTCAAATCCTTTTGCAGATGTCGTTTCTTCATTGGTAAGCATGGGATACGAAAAAAAGAATGTTGAACAGAAAGTTTTGGAATTGGCGAGCAAAAATCAAGAGTTCTTAAAGGATAAATCTCAAAAAGAACAGGAAGATTTTATATTTAGAAAAGCGATTGTGGAGTTTGCATAA
- the ruvC gene encoding crossover junction endodeoxyribonuclease RuvC: MDSNQFNQILFQKETNSPNEKKHNDCVRRVLGIDPGLANTGFGIVDYFKGRYRMVSYGCITTKSDETLGTRLLKIASSLQAVIDEFKPLEAGMEELFFVKNVSSGISVAEAKGVCTLVLAQNCIPLSEYKPNQIKQAVTGTARADKALVEKYVKILLGLETEPKPDHAADALAGAITHLHHKLKIC; the protein is encoded by the coding sequence ATGGATTCAAATCAATTTAATCAAATTCTATTTCAAAAAGAAACGAACTCTCCAAACGAAAAAAAACACAACGATTGCGTTAGGCGTGTGCTTGGAATTGATCCTGGCCTTGCAAATACGGGTTTTGGAATCGTCGATTATTTTAAAGGTCGTTACAGAATGGTGAGTTACGGTTGCATAACTACAAAAAGCGATGAAACTTTGGGAACACGACTTTTAAAAATCGCTTCGAGTTTGCAAGCGGTAATCGATGAATTTAAACCTTTAGAAGCGGGAATGGAAGAGCTCTTTTTTGTAAAAAATGTGTCATCAGGAATTTCTGTGGCAGAAGCTAAGGGTGTTTGCACTTTGGTTTTAGCTCAAAATTGTATTCCTCTAAGCGAGTATAAACCGAATCAAATAAAGCAGGCTGTAACAGGAACTGCCCGTGCAGATAAGGCTCTAGTAGAAAAATATGTAAAAATTTTACTCGGCCTAGAAACAGAGCCCAAACCAGATCACGCAGCGGACGCACTTGCAGGAGCTATAACACATCTTCATCACAAATTGAAAATCTGCTAA
- a CDS encoding YebC/PmpR family DNA-binding transcriptional regulator — MSGHSKWATIKHAKGIADAKRGKLFTKFIKEISIAARMGGGDPNSNPRLRTVIIKARAANMPKDNIDRAIKKGTGEDGATSYEELVYEGYAPGGVAVMVEVLTDNHNRAAADVRNIFSKSGGNLGTTGSVSRMFQRKGTIELDAEKVSEDEVMETALEAGADDIVNESGVITVTTSPDAFSAVADALNEKGFETLSADVGLVPDAYTAVDSETAAKVQKLIDKLEDNDDVQNVYHTAEYPEDFVME; from the coding sequence ATGTCAGGACATAGTAAATGGGCAACCATAAAACATGCAAAAGGCATTGCAGATGCCAAGCGCGGTAAATTATTTACAAAATTCATAAAGGAAATTTCTATTGCCGCAAGGATGGGTGGTGGAGATCCTAACTCAAACCCTCGTCTTCGCACTGTAATAATTAAAGCACGTGCGGCAAATATGCCAAAAGATAACATTGACCGTGCAATCAAAAAGGGAACTGGAGAAGACGGCGCAACATCTTACGAAGAATTGGTATACGAAGGATACGCTCCTGGTGGAGTTGCAGTTATGGTTGAAGTTCTTACAGACAACCACAATCGTGCTGCTGCCGATGTACGAAATATCTTTTCAAAAAGTGGTGGAAACCTTGGAACAACAGGTTCTGTTAGCCGTATGTTCCAGCGCAAAGGTACGATTGAACTCGATGCAGAGAAAGTTAGCGAAGATGAAGTTATGGAAACTGCTTTGGAAGCCGGTGCTGATGATATCGTAAACGAGTCAGGTGTTATTACAGTAACTACATCTCCAGATGCATTTTCTGCTGTTGCAGATGCTTTAAACGAAAAGGGCTTTGAAACACTTTCTGCCGATGTAGGACTTGTTCCAGATGCTTATACAGCAGTTGATAGCGAAACTGCTGCAAAAGTTCAAAAGCTAATTGACAAACTCGAAGATAACGATGACGTTCAGAATGTTTATCATACCGCTGAATATCCTGAAGACTTTGTGATGGAATAA
- a CDS encoding TIGR03545 family protein has translation MKKEKIEKRFAAKKLPALFKKKYAKKKFEKKISSKLYIDSDKVYVVSLFTEEKDKKGRDVLAVSKDLTFTKKELKRLKTLSKEIKANRGRIKLASFIAVAVVLAAIGITVTIFKNPIAKFAIKSGMQGIFGAKCDIASVNVEIFGARLTVKNLAQASAEDEMKNLFQFNKLDLDFNLTQLLRARFDAQNIEITGIALNTDRTKSGKLPAKKASLEKKAKKNDDTKFYDSLKAKMGSNPDEAKNAIADLFASYDPNAITEKIKDGLQSQKVAKEVEEELKVLVEKWKSKPEELKAEVSKVQESVKTLTSINVSNVNVTEIPALLKQIEQATTTVKNAKTNLDSSISSFESDSSRVSLLQKKLNDAISSDKDLLSSQLSILDVGKAKNALSETIERSGYAMLGKYYPYLKQLISYASNMKSSSTNEKSSKADKKSVKKAKEADKRYAGRTVYWKKDNIPSFLIEKAHGSGSGIDFFATNISNDMNKRGEPWVIKGTVERQNLLHKANLVVDARSQTQNPLVFADYSGSNFPLTIDLAKNVSVSGAPKFEGKSNLSAKLTASSDFSFSGGASIFMNPANVSSLSLDSELANRIYSTALASIKSVEAKADFSFSEKNGIGLKIASNFEDLLSNAISSVANKELANVREQAVSKLNEKLGSSEAVNQYISQFSQISTGIKDSNSAFDVVNKQLESKRAELNKKLADSAKGKASSAAAEAASSLKNKLKF, from the coding sequence ATGAAAAAAGAAAAGATAGAAAAACGCTTTGCAGCAAAAAAACTTCCTGCACTTTTTAAAAAGAAGTATGCAAAAAAGAAATTTGAAAAAAAGATTTCTTCAAAATTATACATCGATAGCGATAAGGTATATGTCGTTTCGCTTTTTACCGAAGAAAAGGATAAAAAAGGTCGCGATGTGCTTGCTGTTTCAAAGGATTTAACTTTTACAAAAAAAGAATTGAAAAGGCTAAAAACTCTTTCTAAAGAAATAAAAGCAAATCGAGGTCGAATAAAACTTGCTTCGTTTATAGCGGTAGCTGTAGTTTTGGCAGCGATTGGAATTACTGTTACGATTTTTAAAAATCCGATTGCAAAATTTGCGATAAAAAGCGGAATGCAGGGAATTTTTGGTGCTAAGTGCGATATTGCCAGTGTAAATGTAGAAATTTTTGGCGCAAGACTCACCGTAAAAAATCTTGCGCAGGCTTCGGCAGAAGATGAAATGAAAAACCTCTTTCAATTTAATAAATTGGACTTGGATTTTAACCTTACTCAACTTTTGCGCGCTCGTTTTGATGCTCAAAATATCGAAATTACAGGAATTGCCTTGAATACAGACCGCACAAAAAGCGGTAAACTTCCAGCAAAAAAAGCCTCTCTGGAAAAAAAGGCCAAGAAAAATGACGATACAAAGTTTTATGATTCTCTAAAAGCAAAAATGGGCTCGAATCCAGACGAAGCAAAAAATGCGATTGCAGATTTATTTGCAAGTTATGATCCAAATGCAATTACAGAAAAAATAAAAGACGGTTTGCAGTCGCAAAAAGTTGCAAAAGAAGTTGAAGAAGAATTAAAAGTTCTCGTGGAAAAATGGAAGTCAAAACCAGAAGAATTAAAGGCGGAAGTTTCTAAAGTTCAGGAAAGCGTAAAAACGCTTACTTCAATAAATGTTTCAAACGTAAATGTTACAGAAATTCCTGCTCTTTTAAAACAGATTGAACAGGCTACAACCACAGTAAAAAATGCGAAAACTAATTTGGATTCTTCGATTTCTTCGTTTGAAAGCGACAGTTCCAGAGTTTCTCTTCTGCAAAAAAAATTAAACGATGCAATTTCAAGCGATAAGGATTTACTTTCTTCTCAACTTTCTATTTTAGATGTGGGAAAAGCAAAAAATGCATTGTCAGAAACTATCGAACGCTCTGGCTATGCTATGCTTGGAAAATATTATCCGTATTTAAAACAGTTGATTTCCTATGCTTCAAATATGAAATCTTCTTCCACAAATGAAAAATCTTCAAAAGCGGATAAAAAATCTGTCAAAAAAGCAAAGGAGGCTGACAAACGCTATGCAGGGCGAACAGTTTACTGGAAAAAAGACAATATTCCTTCTTTCTTAATTGAAAAGGCTCACGGTTCTGGTAGCGGAATTGACTTTTTTGCGACAAATATTTCAAACGACATGAATAAACGCGGCGAGCCTTGGGTGATTAAAGGCACTGTCGAAAGACAAAATCTTTTGCATAAAGCGAATTTAGTTGTTGACGCAAGAAGTCAAACTCAAAATCCGCTTGTTTTTGCAGATTATTCTGGCAGCAACTTTCCGTTGACGATTGACCTTGCAAAAAATGTATCTGTAAGCGGTGCTCCAAAATTTGAAGGAAAATCAAATCTTTCTGCAAAACTCACAGCGTCTTCGGATTTTAGTTTTTCTGGTGGAGCTTCAATTTTTATGAATCCTGCAAATGTAAGTTCACTCTCTCTCGATTCGGAACTTGCAAATAGAATTTATTCAACTGCGCTGGCTTCGATAAAGAGCGTCGAAGCAAAGGCTGATTTTTCATTTAGCGAGAAAAATGGAATAGGTTTAAAAATTGCTTCAAATTTTGAGGATTTGCTTTCAAATGCGATTTCGTCTGTGGCTAACAAAGAGCTTGCAAATGTAAGGGAACAGGCGGTTTCTAAGTTGAACGAAAAACTGGGTTCTTCAGAAGCGGTTAATCAATATATTTCGCAATTCAGTCAAATTTCAACCGGAATAAAGGATTCAAATTCTGCATTCGATGTTGTAAACAAGCAGTTAGAATCTAAAAGGGCGGAACTTAACAAAAAACTTGCAGATTCAGCTAAGGGAAAAGCATCTTCTGCTGCGGCAGAGGCGGCATCTTCGCTCAAAAACAAATTGAAATTCTAG
- a CDS encoding TIGR03546 family protein produces MVKKIVKLLKAFNSNVNPAEIAHAFACGAILGLMPKGNLLWVLAFVFILFVRINRPSYLLMILIGAAVSPAFDGFFDFVGYSFLTIPSFAPFFATLLDIPFVAFTKFNNSVVMGSFLCGLALYVPLYFLGRLLVFLWRKYAAPIVKGSKIWKAMTKLPLISKLASMVGEKA; encoded by the coding sequence ATGGTTAAGAAAATTGTAAAATTATTAAAGGCGTTTAATTCAAATGTTAATCCAGCAGAAATTGCACACGCGTTTGCTTGCGGTGCGATTTTGGGGCTTATGCCAAAGGGCAACTTGTTATGGGTTTTGGCATTCGTTTTTATCTTGTTTGTGAGAATAAATCGTCCGTCTTATCTTTTGATGATTTTGATAGGTGCGGCGGTTTCCCCTGCTTTTGACGGCTTTTTTGATTTTGTGGGCTACTCTTTTTTAACGATTCCTTCGTTTGCTCCGTTTTTTGCAACCTTATTGGACATTCCTTTTGTTGCCTTTACAAAATTTAACAACTCTGTAGTTATGGGCTCTTTTTTATGCGGACTTGCTCTTTATGTTCCGCTTTATTTTTTAGGGCGACTTTTGGTTTTCCTCTGGAGAAAATACGCGGCTCCAATAGTGAAAGGCTCTAAAATCTGGAAGGCGATGACAAAACTTCCGCTCATTTCAAAATTGGCATCTATGGTTGGAGAAAAAGCATGA
- a CDS encoding N-acetylneuraminate synthase family protein, whose protein sequence is MQNKTFVIAEIGTSHSGNFEKAKKLIDAAFEAGADAVKFQWVYADEILHPDTGFVDLPGGKIRLYDSFKSLEVEPKFFRDCLSYAHEKKIKFACSPFGLRSLKELLEIKPDYIKIASPELNHIPLLKSLADFRAQQEKNLQEMIPVIISSGVSKLQDIQNAIELLGTKNLTLLHCITFYPAPEEQYNLRLIKTLAQKFNIKTGVSDHSLSPILVPSLAVSQGASMIEKHITLSHLTDGLDDKVALTPEDFALMCHCVHQSDAVMRHYGTEKGEKEIIRQLESTEGKGRIEKILGDGIKKLAPIEEQNYGRTNRSLHFVKNLKKGAIIKKEDIAVLRTEKNLTAGISPLYLENTIGKTLTRDVKSGEGVLFTDFS, encoded by the coding sequence ATGCAAAATAAAACATTTGTCATTGCGGAAATTGGAACTTCTCATTCAGGAAATTTTGAAAAAGCAAAAAAACTAATAGATGCAGCCTTTGAAGCTGGAGCAGATGCGGTAAAGTTTCAATGGGTTTACGCTGACGAAATTTTGCATCCAGATACAGGCTTTGTCGATTTGCCAGGCGGAAAAATTCGCCTCTACGACAGTTTTAAATCTTTAGAAGTTGAACCAAAGTTTTTTAGAGATTGCCTTTCTTATGCACATGAAAAAAAAATCAAATTCGCCTGCTCTCCATTTGGACTTCGTTCATTAAAAGAACTTTTAGAAATAAAACCAGACTACATAAAAATTGCAAGCCCAGAGTTAAACCACATTCCTCTTTTAAAATCACTTGCAGATTTTAGAGCACAGCAGGAAAAAAACTTACAGGAGATGATTCCTGTAATAATTTCCAGCGGAGTTTCAAAATTACAGGACATCCAAAATGCGATTGAGCTTCTAGGCACAAAAAATCTCACGCTTCTCCACTGCATAACTTTTTATCCGGCACCAGAAGAACAGTACAATCTTCGTCTAATAAAAACACTGGCACAAAAGTTCAATATAAAAACAGGCGTTAGCGATCATTCTTTAAGCCCAATCCTCGTTCCAAGCCTTGCAGTAAGCCAAGGCGCGAGCATGATAGAAAAACACATAACTTTAAGTCATTTGACAGACGGCCTCGACGACAAAGTTGCACTCACTCCAGAGGATTTTGCACTGATGTGTCACTGCGTTCATCAAAGCGATGCGGTTATGCGCCATTATGGGACCGAAAAAGGCGAAAAAGAAATAATACGCCAGCTTGAATCTACAGAAGGCAAAGGACGCATAGAAAAAATACTTGGCGATGGAATAAAAAAACTCGCTCCAATCGAAGAACAAAATTATGGCAGAACAAATCGAAGCCTCCACTTTGTAAAAAATCTAAAAAAAGGAGCAATCATAAAAAAAGAAGACATAGCAGTTTTGCGAACCGAAAAAAATTTAACCGCAGGAATAAGCCCTCTTTATCTCGAAAACACAATCGGAAAAACTCTAACGCGCGACGTAAAATCTGGAGAAGGGGTTTTGTTCACAGATTTTTCGTAA
- the hisS gene encoding histidine--tRNA ligase produces MADLIHPKVLKGFRDILPQDEILRSQLIEKITKVYRSFGFVPIDTPVLEYSEILLRKSNGETEKQVFRFLDNGNRDVALRFDLTVPFARFTAEHESELYFPFKRYHISKVWRGEKPQAGRYREFVQCDIDTVGSDSAATDFEILSLMKAAFEEIGVKDITIHVNHRGIFNRFLKKIGSSEKSEEILRSVDKLAKVGKEEVKNELLEYTGSKEKAEEILKYISGNKDFLSTLDMLEEMAGGIESDTKRMREIFEMMKASGIEASFVLDPSITRGLDYYTGIVYETFLNELPSIGSVCSGGRYDNLAGLYTKTHLPGVGASIGLDRLIAGLEQLGKLEKKGSYLDAEIFCLDKALSIHYQKVASMLRDKGINTEVFPDDKKMGHQYAYCESKTIPWGIIIEEKDAQSNKINLKNLSTREIFESLSVEDAAQKILQSKRKID; encoded by the coding sequence ATGGCAGATTTAATTCACCCGAAAGTGTTAAAGGGCTTTCGCGACATACTTCCTCAAGACGAAATTCTTCGTTCACAGCTTATAGAAAAAATTACAAAAGTTTACCGTTCGTTCGGTTTTGTTCCAATCGATACTCCAGTTCTCGAATATTCAGAAATTTTACTCCGAAAATCCAATGGCGAAACAGAAAAGCAGGTTTTTCGATTTTTAGATAACGGCAATCGCGACGTTGCTCTCAGATTCGACTTAACTGTGCCTTTTGCACGCTTTACAGCAGAACACGAAAGCGAACTGTACTTTCCTTTTAAACGCTATCACATCTCAAAAGTTTGGCGAGGCGAAAAACCACAAGCTGGCCGCTATAGAGAATTTGTTCAATGCGATATAGATACGGTCGGTTCAGATTCTGCTGCAACAGATTTTGAAATTTTAAGTTTGATGAAAGCCGCTTTTGAAGAAATCGGCGTAAAAGACATAACGATTCACGTAAACCACAGAGGGATTTTCAACCGTTTCTTAAAAAAAATTGGTTCAAGTGAAAAATCAGAAGAAATTTTGCGCTCTGTAGACAAGCTTGCAAAAGTAGGCAAAGAAGAAGTTAAAAACGAATTACTCGAATATACAGGCTCAAAAGAAAAAGCAGAAGAAATTCTAAAATATATCTCTGGCAACAAAGACTTCCTTTCAACTTTGGATATGCTCGAAGAAATGGCTGGCGGAATCGAAAGCGACACAAAAAGGATGCGCGAAATTTTTGAGATGATGAAGGCAAGCGGCATAGAAGCAAGTTTTGTCTTAGATCCTTCCATAACAAGAGGGCTCGACTACTACACAGGCATTGTTTACGAAACATTTTTAAATGAACTTCCATCCATTGGCTCAGTTTGCTCCGGCGGTCGCTACGATAACCTTGCAGGGCTTTACACAAAAACTCATCTTCCTGGAGTTGGAGCATCTATAGGTCTTGACCGCTTGATTGCAGGACTTGAACAACTTGGAAAACTCGAAAAAAAAGGCAGTTATCTCGATGCAGAAATTTTCTGTTTAGACAAGGCTCTTTCCATTCACTACCAGAAAGTCGCTTCTATGCTAAGGGATAAAGGAATAAACACAGAAGTTTTTCCAGACGACAAAAAAATGGGGCATCAATATGCATATTGCGAATCAAAGACAATTCCTTGGGGAATCATCATAGAAGAAAAAGATGCGCAATCGAACAAAATCAATCTAAAAAATCTTTCCACGCGAGAAATTTTTGAAAGCTTGAGCGTAGAAGACGCTGCACAAAAAATCCTGCAATCAAAACGCAAAATCGATTAA
- a CDS encoding (deoxy)nucleoside triphosphate pyrophosphohydrolase translates to MNKKSIACIAFKENKVFIAKRNPVGQMGGRWEFPGGKVDAGETDEQSVTRECHEEFGVEVEVGEKIAQATFKHFGDDFELNAYLVRFPHDGIAQKFTLTEHSEYRWAELSEIPTLSFVDSDLLIYPQVCKFFANSID, encoded by the coding sequence ATGAATAAAAAATCTATTGCCTGCATAGCATTTAAAGAGAATAAAGTTTTTATTGCAAAGCGAAACCCTGTTGGTCAGATGGGTGGGCGTTGGGAATTTCCAGGCGGAAAAGTTGATGCAGGCGAAACCGACGAGCAATCTGTAACGAGAGAATGTCACGAAGAATTTGGAGTGGAAGTTGAAGTAGGCGAAAAGATTGCTCAGGCAACTTTTAAGCATTTTGGCGATGATTTTGAACTCAACGCATATCTTGTGAGGTTTCCTCATGATGGAATCGCACAGAAGTTTACTCTTACAGAACATTCTGAATATCGCTGGGCTGAACTTTCTGAAATTCCAACCTTGTCATTTGTCGATTCTGACCTTTTGATATATCCGCAGGTTTGTAAATTTTTTGCTAATTCGATAGATTAA